One window of the Wolbachia endosymbiont of Encarsia formosa genome contains the following:
- the purN gene encoding phosphoribosylglycinamide formyltransferase, whose translation MKKIKLGILISGRGSNMQALIEACQDQNFPAKTVCVITNNSEAGGLKIAKQAVVSAFVVEDKPLNTDKIHEILVQHKVDLICLAGFMRILKANFLNKWYNKVINIHPSLLPSFKGLNAQEQALKAGVKITGCTVHYVTHEIDAGAIIAQATVPVLPNDDVHSLSERILAEEHKCYVKAVRSIAESNAK comes from the coding sequence ATGAAAAAGATAAAACTCGGAATACTAATTTCAGGTAGAGGATCAAACATGCAAGCTTTAATAGAAGCATGTCAAGATCAGAATTTCCCTGCTAAAACTGTGTGTGTTATCACAAATAATAGTGAAGCTGGAGGCCTTAAAATAGCAAAGCAAGCAGTAGTTTCAGCGTTTGTTGTTGAAGATAAGCCACTTAATACTGATAAAATTCATGAAATACTTGTTCAACATAAGGTTGATTTAATTTGCCTTGCAGGGTTTATGAGAATTCTAAAGGCCAATTTCCTGAATAAATGGTATAACAAAGTTATAAATATTCATCCCTCTTTACTTCCGTCATTTAAGGGCCTAAATGCTCAGGAGCAAGCTCTGAAAGCGGGTGTAAAAATTACAGGATGTACTGTGCATTATGTTACTCATGAAATTGATGCTGGAGCCATAATCGCTCAAGCTACTGTTCCAGTGTTACCAAATGATGATGTTCACAGTCTCTCAGAGCGCATTCTAGCTGAAGAGCATAAGTGTTATGTAAAAGCAGTAAGATCAATAGCAGAAAGTAACGCTAAGTGA
- a CDS encoding Na+/H+ antiporter subunit E, producing MKVRQNIKFFSLSFVILFSLWIILSGYFEPFFILCGVFSSVFTSIIFRRLINAESALSQILNDSGRLSFYQLISYIPWLMYQVILSSIYVTKKVLRFKSTVEPIFIVRKCTGYNDKTIALFANSVTITPGTLTINVEKKQKTYLSTIYLIDKDLESGISEIEGKVLKMLHLVK from the coding sequence ATGAAAGTCAGACAAAATATTAAGTTTTTTTCTCTATCATTTGTGATTTTGTTTTCTCTATGGATTATATTGTCTGGTTATTTTGAGCCTTTTTTTATTCTCTGTGGAGTATTTTCTTCTGTGTTCACATCCATTATCTTTAGAAGATTGATCAATGCTGAAAGTGCCCTTAGTCAAATTCTAAATGATAGTGGTAGGCTGTCATTTTATCAGCTTATAAGTTATATACCTTGGCTAATGTATCAAGTTATTTTATCAAGTATTTATGTAACAAAAAAGGTACTACGATTCAAATCTACAGTTGAGCCAATTTTTATTGTAAGAAAATGCACAGGATATAATGATAAGACCATTGCATTATTTGCTAACTCGGTTACGATTACCCCTGGAACTTTAACTATCAATGTTGAAAAAAAGCAGAAAACATATTTATCTACCATATATTTGATAGATAAAGATCTTGAAAGTGGCATTTCTGAAATAGAAGGTAAAGTCTTAAAAATGCTACACCTAGTTAAGTAA
- a CDS encoding ankyrin repeat domain-containing protein, with amino-acid sequence MTLDDFIKILAEVNDTSGLSKNNIIERIKTKLERIDLRRWEDSGFNINHIFTTDSAVETTLLHFDAKSGYENIVRVLIACGADVNVRDNDGCTPLHFAAEWNHKSILDIFIESGANVNPWDNDRYTPLHLAAEGGNESAVGALIASGENVNAQNNDGHTPLHFATESGNESTVGALIASEADVNVQSNNRYTPLHFAAEVGNENIVRALIASGADVNAQNNDGQTPLHLVAEWGCKGVAEILVENGANVYAWDDNGHIPLHSAIEWCCKDVISFLSSNPSPSTEMAVGRVEQITLAERLKFF; translated from the coding sequence ATGACGCTTGATGACTTTATAAAAATTCTTGCAGAAGTCAATGATACTTCAGGTTTAAGCAAAAACAACATAATTGAAAGAATAAAAACAAAATTAGAAAGAATTGATTTACGGAGGTGGGAAGATAGTGGATTTAATATCAATCATATATTCACTACAGATAGTGCTGTAGAAACTACATTGCTGCATTTTGATGCTAAGAGTGGCTATGAGAACATAGTAAGAGTTCTAATTGCATGTGGAGCGGATGTTAACGTGCGGGACAATGATGGGTGTACTCCTTTACATTTTGCTGCTGAATGGAATCACAAAAGCATATTAGATATTTTTATTGAAAGTGGAGCAAATGTTAATCCGTGGGACAATGATAGATATACACCTTTACATCTTGCTGCTGAAGGTGGCAATGAAAGTGCAGTAGGAGCTCTAATTGCATCTGGAGAAAATGTTAATGCGCAGAATAATGATGGGCATACTCCTTTACATTTTGCTACTGAAAGCGGCAATGAAAGTACAGTAGGAGCTCTAATTGCATCTGAAGCAGATGTAAATGTGCAGAGCAATAATAGATATACTCCTTTACATTTTGCTGCTGAAGTTGGTAATGAAAATATAGTAAGGGCTCTAATTGCATCTGGAGCAGATGTTAACGCACAGAACAATGATGGACAAACTCCTTTGCATCTTGTTGCTGAATGGGGTTGTAAAGGTGTAGCAGAAATTTTAGTTGAAAATGGTGCGAATGTTTATGCGTGGGACGATAACGGACACATTCCTTTACACTCTGCTATTGAATGGTGCTGCAAAGATGTAATAAGCTTTTTGTCGAGTAATCCTAGTCCTAGTACTGAAATGGCAGTAGGGAGAGTGGAGCAAATTACACTTGCAGAAAGATTGAAGTTTTTTTAA
- the smpB gene encoding SsrA-binding protein SmpB has translation MEVIAENRKSRFEYFILEEFEAGMILLSSEVKSLRERKANISDAYVTEKKGEIWLNNIHIAEYKAANQKNHKPKRERKLLLHKKEINKLIGQIKTSGITVVPLSIYFNDKGLAKTKIAIVKGKKLYDKRATIKQREWDREKSRLSKNNL, from the coding sequence ATGGAAGTTATTGCAGAAAATAGAAAATCAAGGTTTGAATACTTTATCTTAGAAGAATTTGAAGCAGGTATGATTCTCTTAAGTAGCGAAGTGAAATCACTAAGGGAAAGAAAAGCAAACATTTCTGATGCTTACGTTACTGAAAAAAAAGGTGAAATATGGCTAAACAATATTCATATCGCAGAGTATAAAGCTGCAAACCAAAAGAATCACAAGCCAAAAAGAGAACGAAAATTGCTTTTGCATAAAAAAGAGATAAATAAGCTAATTGGTCAAATCAAAACCTCTGGAATAACTGTTGTGCCACTTTCTATCTATTTTAATGATAAAGGGTTGGCAAAAACTAAAATTGCCATTGTGAAAGGAAAAAAACTCTACGATAAGAGAGCAACCATAAAGCAGAGAGAGTGGGACCGTGAGAAAAGTAGATTGTCTAAGAATAATTTGTAG
- the lgt gene encoding prolipoprotein diacylglyceryl transferase, with protein sequence MSLSPVIFSIGPVSIYWYSLAYVFGIVFAYWYLHKLDNQKIFTKNFYDSLLTTTIIGVILGGRLGYVLIYDPVFYISSPIEILKTWEGGMSFHGGAIGVLLAVIISCRRHNIPIFYTLDLISCGVPIGLLLGRIGNFINGELFGRVTNMPWGMIFPESGDNLLRHPSQLYEAFLEGALLFVVANSLFFLTRVKLYYGATTGIAVMWYGIARFVVEFFREPDYQIGYLWFNLTMGQFLSIPMILLGMLIYLGALNLRFNTKSVQ encoded by the coding sequence ATGTCTTTAAGTCCAGTTATTTTTAGCATAGGTCCTGTTTCTATATATTGGTATTCTTTAGCATATGTTTTTGGTATAGTTTTTGCATATTGGTATTTACATAAGCTAGACAATCAAAAAATATTTACTAAGAATTTTTACGATTCGCTATTAACAACTACTATTATAGGCGTTATTCTTGGAGGAAGGCTTGGCTACGTGTTGATATATGATCCAGTTTTTTATATAAGCAGCCCTATTGAGATATTAAAGACCTGGGAAGGAGGGATGTCATTTCATGGCGGCGCTATAGGAGTTTTGCTTGCAGTAATAATCTCCTGTAGAAGACATAACATTCCTATATTTTACACACTGGATCTAATTTCTTGTGGAGTTCCGATAGGTTTACTTCTAGGCCGCATAGGTAATTTTATAAATGGAGAGTTATTTGGCAGGGTTACAAATATGCCGTGGGGTATGATATTTCCAGAAAGTGGTGATAATTTGTTGCGCCACCCAAGTCAACTTTATGAAGCATTTTTAGAAGGAGCGCTACTTTTTGTAGTTGCAAATTCACTGTTTTTCTTGACTAGAGTGAAATTGTATTACGGTGCAACAACTGGTATTGCAGTTATGTGGTATGGAATAGCACGTTTTGTGGTTGAATTTTTCCGCGAGCCAGACTATCAAATTGGCTATTTATGGTTCAATTTAACTATGGGACAATTTCTTTCTATACCTATGATTTTGCTGGGAATGCTTATATATTTAGGTGCGTTGAACTTAAGATTTAATACGAAATCTGTTCAATAG
- a CDS encoding phospholipase D family protein: protein MRLLYLLFLSACFSLYYYAGPISSSFPKATVCFSPEEDCAVPIISEIDQYKESILVQEYTFTLGTVAKSLINAKELGVDVKVVLDKSQLHSKYSVIRELFSNGIPIWIDNKPKIAHNKVIIVDNQKVITGSFNLSKTDEKGNAENLLIIENYPELVQQYVKNWEIRMSQSYQYSP, encoded by the coding sequence GTGAGGCTTTTATATCTTTTATTTTTGTCGGCATGTTTTTCTCTGTATTACTATGCGGGTCCTATATCCTCGTCTTTCCCAAAAGCAACAGTTTGCTTCTCACCTGAAGAAGACTGTGCTGTACCGATAATCAGCGAGATAGACCAATATAAAGAATCTATCTTAGTTCAAGAATATACATTTACTCTTGGAACAGTTGCAAAATCTTTGATTAACGCCAAAGAGCTTGGTGTTGATGTTAAAGTCGTCTTAGATAAATCACAACTCCATTCAAAATATAGTGTCATAAGAGAATTGTTTTCAAATGGAATACCGATTTGGATCGATAATAAGCCAAAAATTGCTCATAATAAGGTAATAATTGTTGATAATCAAAAAGTCATCACAGGATCGTTTAACCTCAGTAAGACAGATGAAAAGGGAAACGCTGAAAATTTATTAATTATTGAAAATTATCCTGAATTAGTCCAGCAGTATGTGAAGAACTGGGAAATACGAATGTCACAATCCTATCAATATTCTCCCTAG
- a CDS encoding UbiD family decarboxylase, which produces MYNNLRDFIRALEEKKDLIRIKKEVSTILEMTEIHRRVLSNKGPAIIFENVVTENGKNLIPVLVNLFGTIERIAFGLGINSDELRDLGKLLAFLRSPEPPKTFKDAVKMFPLLKVVLSMRSKVVSKAPCQEVVLTGDKVDLSLLPIQTCWPNEPAPIITWPLVVTKGPTADKQDNFNLGIYRMQVVNKKTTLMRWLAHRGGAGHHKRWKERGQNMKFPAAAVIGSDPATIIAAVTPVPETLSEYQFAGLLRKKPLELVNCKTIPLQVPAHAEIVLEGYVSLDNYQDEGPYGDHTGYYNAVEQFPEFNITAITMRKDPIYLSTFTGKPPDEPSILGEALNEIFVPILINQFPEIVDFYLPPEGCSYRIAVLSIKKAYPGHAKRIVMGILSFLKQFLYTKFIIVVDDDINIRDWKEVVWAMSTRMDPVRDTITIENAPIDYLDFASPESGLGGKIGFDATNKLPPETKREWGRKIEMSEEIIKKVTEKWKEYGLTDD; this is translated from the coding sequence ATGTACAATAACTTACGCGACTTCATCAGAGCATTAGAAGAAAAAAAAGATCTAATTAGAATTAAAAAAGAAGTTTCAACTATTCTTGAAATGACAGAAATTCATCGTAGGGTTTTGTCAAACAAGGGACCAGCTATCATCTTTGAAAATGTTGTCACAGAAAATGGCAAAAATTTAATTCCCGTTTTAGTGAATTTATTTGGTACTATTGAGAGAATTGCATTCGGACTTGGTATAAATTCTGATGAATTAAGGGATCTGGGTAAACTTCTAGCATTTTTGCGATCACCTGAGCCACCAAAAACCTTCAAAGATGCTGTGAAAATGTTTCCTCTACTAAAAGTTGTATTGTCGATGCGGAGCAAAGTTGTAAGCAAAGCTCCATGTCAAGAGGTGGTGCTAACTGGGGATAAGGTGGATCTTAGTTTGCTACCTATTCAGACATGCTGGCCAAACGAGCCTGCACCGATTATCACTTGGCCACTTGTGGTCACAAAAGGACCAACAGCAGACAAGCAAGATAATTTTAATCTTGGAATATATCGTATGCAGGTTGTGAATAAAAAAACGACTCTCATGCGCTGGCTTGCACATCGTGGTGGTGCAGGTCACCATAAACGGTGGAAGGAGAGGGGGCAAAATATGAAGTTTCCTGCGGCTGCTGTGATTGGTAGCGATCCTGCAACGATTATTGCTGCAGTAACTCCGGTGCCGGAGACTTTATCAGAATACCAATTTGCCGGGCTGCTGAGAAAAAAACCACTTGAGCTTGTAAATTGTAAAACTATTCCTCTTCAGGTTCCAGCTCATGCAGAAATTGTTTTGGAAGGATATGTAAGTTTGGATAATTACCAAGATGAAGGGCCATATGGAGACCATACCGGTTACTATAATGCTGTTGAACAGTTTCCTGAGTTTAACATCACTGCAATTACAATGCGCAAAGATCCTATTTATCTCAGCACTTTCACTGGCAAGCCACCTGATGAACCATCAATTCTTGGTGAAGCACTCAACGAAATCTTTGTGCCGATTCTCATCAATCAGTTTCCGGAGATAGTAGATTTTTATCTGCCCCCAGAAGGTTGTTCATATAGAATAGCGGTATTATCGATAAAAAAGGCTTATCCAGGGCATGCAAAAAGAATTGTTATGGGCATACTCTCTTTTCTCAAACAGTTTTTATATACCAAATTCATCATAGTTGTTGATGATGATATAAATATACGTGATTGGAAGGAAGTGGTGTGGGCAATGTCAACAAGAATGGACCCTGTACGTGATACAATTACGATAGAGAATGCCCCAATTGATTATTTAGATTTTGCTTCCCCTGAAAGTGGTCTCGGAGGTAAAATAGGGTTTGATGCAACAAACAAACTTCCACCTGAAACCAAACGAGAATGGGGAAGAAAAATTGAAATGAGCGAGGAAATAATAAAGAAAGTTACAGAGAAGTGGAAGGAATATGGGTTGACAGATGATTGA
- a CDS encoding DUF3857 domain-containing protein, with protein MRFLKAVFNLAMLAFFVASTSEARWSKYEDASVEVKFSNVNINVNIDGTYETEVELQAKILKESGRDRFSLYSLIYNDDNADLTVLEAKTAYNGEEYIFTEDMIEDKPLASPSKGFDQLRQVTISFPKIEIGTEVYLRYKQVNKKVPVDNFYGLSFSYHGDYLQAENTKINSELPLEIKVNDPREVLEIAEEKNDDIHSISIALKKAVYENTTNEPHNGILNIKHNTWVSLSSLSEWEDLAKKLAPGYHSVINQPLPATFEAIAEFADNESTDEEKINAVTSLLNEKVQYMGDWRTV; from the coding sequence ATGAGGTTTTTAAAAGCTGTCTTTAACTTAGCAATGTTAGCATTTTTTGTAGCTTCGACATCTGAAGCAAGGTGGAGTAAGTACGAAGATGCTTCTGTCGAGGTTAAGTTTTCTAATGTTAACATTAATGTTAATATAGATGGTACCTACGAAACGGAAGTAGAGCTTCAAGCAAAAATACTCAAGGAGTCTGGACGTGATAGATTTTCTCTGTATAGTTTAATCTACAATGATGATAATGCAGATTTGACTGTTTTAGAAGCTAAAACAGCTTATAACGGAGAGGAATATATATTCACTGAAGACATGATAGAGGATAAACCGCTAGCTAGTCCTAGTAAAGGCTTCGATCAGCTAAGGCAAGTAACTATATCGTTTCCTAAAATAGAAATTGGTACAGAAGTATATTTAAGGTATAAACAAGTTAACAAAAAGGTTCCTGTTGATAATTTTTATGGCTTGAGCTTTTCTTATCATGGGGATTATTTACAAGCAGAAAATACTAAAATCAATTCTGAATTACCCCTGGAGATTAAAGTTAATGATCCAAGAGAAGTATTAGAAATCGCTGAGGAAAAAAATGATGATATACACTCTATAAGCATTGCTTTAAAGAAAGCAGTTTATGAAAACACAACAAATGAACCACATAATGGAATATTGAACATAAAACACAACACTTGGGTATCACTTTCAAGCTTATCTGAATGGGAGGATTTAGCTAAAAAATTAGCTCCTGGATATCATAGCGTTATCAATCAGCCGCTTCCTGCAACTTTTGAAGCTATAGCAGAATTTGCTGACAATGAGAGTACCGATGAGGAGAAAATTAATGCAGTTACTTCTTTATTGAATGAAAAAGTTCAGTACATGGGAGACTGGCGTACAGTGTAA
- a CDS encoding DsbA family protein — MSKIPFLLIFILAVASLPVINNWLSHRSQNLNDDYIGERLDNYISKNFDRVLKALQEESAKNSYANATKNKISQHKNEIFDSTYPYSGNENSNIIAVGFFDYSCGYCKAIKNDVKQLINDGKVKYIFRDAPILGNNSLKAAKGALATYFIDKEKYLDFHYAALDHRGEFSDKTILGIVKNIGVNENDFNNSMKNNADKIEQMINNSKLLVRDLGVGGTPFLIIGDSLFVGKTDLNILRKKVNELKD, encoded by the coding sequence ATGTCTAAGATACCATTTTTATTGATTTTTATACTTGCAGTAGCAAGTTTACCAGTAATAAACAATTGGCTTTCACACCGCAGTCAGAACTTAAATGATGATTATATAGGTGAGAGATTGGATAATTACATCAGTAAAAATTTTGATAGAGTTCTAAAAGCTCTCCAGGAAGAGTCAGCTAAAAATAGTTATGCTAATGCAACCAAAAATAAAATTTCTCAGCATAAAAATGAAATATTCGACTCTACTTATCCTTACTCAGGAAATGAAAATAGCAATATCATAGCTGTAGGTTTTTTTGACTATTCTTGTGGCTATTGCAAAGCTATAAAGAACGATGTAAAACAATTGATCAATGATGGCAAAGTTAAATACATCTTTAGAGATGCTCCAATACTTGGTAACAACTCTTTAAAAGCAGCAAAAGGTGCTTTAGCAACTTATTTTATCGATAAAGAAAAGTACTTAGATTTTCACTATGCTGCACTAGATCACAGAGGAGAATTTTCAGACAAAACTATATTAGGTATAGTGAAAAATATAGGGGTTAACGAGAACGATTTTAATAACTCTATGAAAAATAATGCAGACAAAATTGAGCAAATGATAAACAACAGCAAACTTTTAGTAAGGGATTTGGGAGTAGGCGGTACACCTTTTTTGATAATAGGAGATAGTCTTTTTGTAGGAAAAACTGATTTGAATATATTACGTAAAAAAGTGAATGAGTTAAAAGATTAA
- a CDS encoding TIGR02217 family protein produces the protein MSFTEIRFPENISYGSTGGPEFSTDIVTTHNGCEQRNINWSRARARYNVAYGVRSNEQITELITFFQARKGKAIGFRFKDWSDFTVINQEIGIGDDKKATFQLIKTYISGKDKHTRTIKKPVHDTIKIYLNGEETEKYSLNYSTGEISFMKPPAKGTIITASFEFDVPVRFDTDYLNASIDNYGTISWNNIPLVEVK, from the coding sequence ATGTCATTCACAGAAATTAGATTTCCAGAAAATATATCTTATGGTTCCACTGGAGGACCAGAATTTTCCACTGACATTGTAACAACTCATAATGGCTGTGAGCAGCGCAATATTAATTGGTCTCGTGCACGTGCCAGGTATAACGTAGCTTATGGAGTTAGGTCAAACGAGCAGATAACAGAACTCATAACATTTTTTCAGGCACGAAAAGGTAAAGCTATAGGGTTTCGCTTTAAGGATTGGTCAGACTTTACAGTTATCAATCAAGAAATTGGCATAGGAGACGATAAAAAAGCGACCTTTCAGCTGATAAAAACTTACATAAGTGGAAAAGACAAGCATACACGAACTATTAAAAAGCCAGTGCATGATACAATAAAAATTTACCTAAATGGTGAAGAGACAGAAAAATATTCACTAAATTATTCAACGGGAGAAATATCATTTATGAAACCACCAGCAAAAGGCACAATAATCACTGCAAGCTTCGAATTTGATGTACCAGTACGCTTTGATACAGATTACCTAAACGCTTCTATTGATAATTATGGTACCATCAGCTGGAACAATATTCCTTTGGTGGAAGTGAAATAA
- a CDS encoding 2-oxoglutarate dehydrogenase E1 component, producing MSSFKNNSCFYGDNVEFVEEIYSRYLQGDKSIGEDWYRIFSSNLEVNKAEPCRAQNEAKVYADDLANFFRSYGHFFADLNPLSPNVNKEIDYQKYLNLSPTSDTRIYRDIYCKNIGFEFMHISSYEERVWLQEKIENQVYTLSPQDKKEILRHLIESEMFEQFLHMKFPGYKRFSIEGGESAIVAIERVISDSAAFGIEEIVLGMAHRGRLNVLTKVMGKDYAAMLSEFQGNLAYPSGLEVSGDVKYHLGYSSDRALAGGKKIHLSLCPNPSHLEAVNPVLAGRVRAKQNTRSVLGISIHGDAAFIGQGVVAETLTLSNIEGYKVGGIVHIVINNQVGFTANPRCARSSFYCTDVAKSIEAPIFHVNGDNPEVVSFAASLAMEYVQKFKKDVVIDIICYRKYGHNEGDEPNFTQPLMYKEISRHKTPGTIYEEKLAAEKVLISDEVSKLRSEFRVRLDKSLAESVTYTPKKADWFDGVWSKLRRAKLNDLNEYYTDSGVSPDELKKLGVHINSNIPSSFNLNNKVRRILDGRIDSINSGSNIDWATAESLAFASLLKEGIGVRLSGQDSGRGTFSHRHSRLVDQVTEETFIPLNNISKEQARFEVIDSALSEYAVMGFEYGYSLDSPYSLVLWEGQFGDFANGAQIMIDQFISSAETKWLRSSGLVLLLPHGYEGQGPEHSSARIERFLQLCAEDNMQVVNCSTPANYFHALRRQINRDFRKPLVVFTPKSLLRHKSAVSNLSDFEGKFLTVIPECRTGLVASDKIRKVVICSGKVYYDIIEMLEAQKINDIAVVRLEQFYPFPDDKLNNEFEKYKNAEIIWCQEEPKNMGGWFFVNPLIEEVLSGLNAQAKRPKCIARPAVASPACGYDNIHAQQQAEILKKVAQAQLYKH from the coding sequence ATGTCCAGTTTTAAAAATAACTCCTGTTTTTATGGCGATAATGTCGAATTTGTGGAAGAAATTTATAGCCGTTACTTGCAAGGCGATAAATCAATTGGAGAAGATTGGTACAGAATTTTTTCGAGCAATTTAGAAGTTAATAAAGCAGAACCCTGCAGAGCACAGAATGAAGCTAAGGTATATGCTGATGATTTAGCAAATTTTTTCAGATCTTATGGTCACTTTTTTGCAGACTTAAATCCATTATCACCGAATGTAAATAAGGAAATAGATTATCAAAAATACTTGAATCTTTCTCCTACAAGTGACACTAGAATCTACAGAGATATTTACTGCAAGAATATCGGTTTTGAATTTATGCATATTTCCTCTTATGAGGAAAGAGTTTGGCTGCAGGAGAAAATTGAAAATCAGGTCTATACGCTAAGCCCTCAGGATAAAAAAGAAATACTAAGGCACTTGATTGAATCTGAGATGTTTGAGCAATTTCTCCATATGAAATTTCCTGGGTATAAGCGTTTTTCTATCGAAGGTGGGGAGTCAGCCATTGTTGCAATTGAAAGAGTTATTAGTGATTCTGCAGCTTTTGGTATTGAAGAAATAGTTCTTGGTATGGCCCACCGAGGACGGCTCAATGTTCTAACCAAAGTGATGGGAAAAGATTATGCGGCAATGCTGTCTGAATTTCAAGGCAACCTTGCATATCCAAGTGGTCTTGAGGTGTCTGGTGATGTCAAATATCACCTTGGTTACTCTTCTGATCGAGCACTTGCTGGTGGTAAAAAAATACACTTAAGTTTATGTCCTAACCCATCTCACCTTGAGGCGGTAAATCCTGTTCTAGCTGGAAGAGTAAGGGCAAAACAAAATACAAGATCTGTGCTTGGAATATCAATTCATGGTGATGCAGCTTTTATCGGGCAGGGAGTGGTTGCTGAAACTCTGACTTTGAGCAACATTGAAGGTTATAAAGTTGGTGGTATCGTGCATATTGTCATCAATAACCAAGTTGGTTTTACTGCGAATCCTCGTTGTGCACGCTCTTCTTTTTATTGTACTGATGTAGCAAAATCAATAGAAGCTCCAATATTTCATGTTAATGGAGATAATCCAGAAGTCGTGAGTTTTGCCGCGAGTTTGGCAATGGAGTATGTGCAGAAATTTAAAAAGGATGTGGTGATTGACATAATATGCTACCGCAAATATGGCCATAATGAAGGCGATGAACCAAATTTTACTCAGCCACTTATGTATAAAGAAATATCAAGGCATAAAACTCCGGGAACAATTTACGAAGAGAAGCTGGCTGCAGAGAAAGTCCTAATTAGTGATGAAGTAAGTAAATTACGCAGCGAATTTAGGGTAAGGTTGGATAAGAGTCTTGCTGAGTCAGTGACTTACACTCCAAAAAAAGCTGATTGGTTTGATGGAGTGTGGTCGAAATTGAGAAGAGCAAAGTTGAACGATTTGAATGAATACTATACGGACTCTGGTGTCTCGCCAGATGAGCTAAAAAAATTAGGTGTACACATAAATAGCAATATTCCAAGTAGTTTTAATCTCAATAATAAAGTCAGAAGAATACTTGATGGCAGAATAGACAGTATAAATTCCGGTAGCAACATAGACTGGGCAACTGCTGAAAGTCTTGCATTCGCGTCATTGCTTAAAGAAGGAATAGGAGTGCGCTTGTCAGGACAAGATTCTGGTCGCGGCACCTTCTCGCACCGTCATTCAAGACTTGTTGATCAAGTAACAGAAGAAACGTTTATTCCACTGAACAATATAAGTAAAGAGCAAGCTCGCTTTGAAGTTATAGATAGCGCACTATCTGAGTATGCTGTGATGGGTTTTGAATATGGATATAGCCTTGATTCTCCTTATTCACTTGTGCTCTGGGAAGGGCAGTTCGGTGATTTTGCAAATGGCGCGCAAATTATGATCGACCAATTTATTTCATCTGCAGAAACAAAGTGGTTGCGGTCAAGTGGTCTAGTTCTACTTTTGCCTCATGGTTATGAAGGGCAGGGGCCTGAGCATAGTTCTGCTCGTATAGAGAGGTTTTTGCAGCTCTGTGCAGAGGATAATATGCAGGTGGTTAATTGCTCTACTCCTGCGAATTATTTTCATGCTTTACGCCGACAAATTAATCGAGATTTTCGTAAGCCTTTAGTGGTGTTTACACCTAAATCACTATTGCGTCATAAAAGCGCAGTTTCTAACCTTTCTGACTTTGAAGGAAAATTTCTTACGGTAATTCCAGAGTGTAGAACAGGTTTAGTTGCAAGTGATAAAATACGTAAAGTTGTAATATGTAGTGGTAAAGTTTATTACGACATAATTGAAATGCTTGAAGCACAAAAAATAAACGATATAGCAGTAGTGCGTTTAGAACAATTTTATCCATTCCCGGACGATAAACTAAACAATGAATTCGAAAAATATAAGAACGCTGAAATTATATGGTGTCAAGAGGAACCAAAAAATATGGGAGGATGGTTCTTTGTCAACCCATTGATAGAAGAGGTATTGTCTGGCCTCAATGCTCAAGCAAAAAGACCTAAGTGCATTGCAAGACCTGCTGTTGCATCTCCTGCATGTGGTTATGATAATATCCATGCTCAGCAACAAGCAGAAATTTTGAAGAAAGTTGCGCAGGCACAACTGTACAAACACTGA